The following are from one region of the Silene latifolia isolate original U9 population chromosome 9, ASM4854445v1, whole genome shotgun sequence genome:
- the LOC141601858 gene encoding pentatricopeptide repeat-containing protein At1g19720-like, whose protein sequence is MGAYSREQRWSEVVKLFGLMTNEGILPDGFLFPKILQACGNCGDFGTATLIHSLVIRGGMRSSRRIYNALLVVYAKCGELSLAEKLFEEINERDIVSWNVLISGYCQRGENGKAHMLFNLMRDGGIEPCLITWNILIAGYSQSGDCDVAMEFMRKMVSGLAQKNRIDEALQFFREMLFVNVQPNGVTMASAISTCASTKSLEKGKELHSILLPTKIKALREIFNGD, encoded by the exons ATGGGAGCGTATTCGAGGGAGCAGAGATGGAGTGAGGTGGTTAAGTTGTTTGGTTTGATGACGAATGAAGGTATTTTGCCTGATGGGTTTTTGTTTCCTAAGATTTTACAGGCTTGTGGGAATTGTGGGGATTTCGGGACTGCTACGTTGATACATTCCCTTGTGATTCGAGGTGGGATGAGGTCGTCTAGGCGGATTTATAATGCTTTATTGGTTGTGTATGCAAAGTGTGGTGAATTGAGTTTAGCTGAGAAGTTGTTTGAGGAGATAAATGAAAGGGATATTGTGAGCTGGAATGTTTTGATATCTGGATATTGTCAGAGAGGTGAAAATGGCAAAGCACATATGTTGTTTAATTTGATGAGAGACGGGGGAATTGAGCCGTGCTTGATAACTTGGAACATACTGATTGCTGGTTATAGTCAGTCTGGTGATTGTGATGTTGCCATGGAATTTATGCGAAAGATGG TATCTGGCCTTGCACAAAAGAATAGGATAGATGAAGCGTTACAGTTCTTTAGGGAGATGCTTTTCGTCAATGTTCAACCGAATGGGGTTACCATGGCTAGCGCAATCTCGACATGTGCATCAACTAAATCTCTAGAAAAGGGAAAAGAGCTTCATTCAATTTTGTTACCTACCAAG ATAAAGGCCTTAAGG gaaattttcaatgGCGATTAG